Proteins from a single region of Mustela erminea isolate mMusErm1 chromosome X, mMusErm1.Pri, whole genome shotgun sequence:
- the XKRX gene encoding XK-related protein 2, with the protein MDRVYEIPEESNVDPISSLEDDVIRGANPRFTFPFGILFSTFLYCGEAASTLYMVRIYRKNSETYWMAYTLSFFMFSSIMVQLTLIFVHRDLAKDKPLSLFMHLILLGPVIRCLEAMIKYLTLWKKEGQEEPYVSLTRKKMLINGEEVLIEWEVGHSIRTLAMHRNAYKRMSQIQAFLGSVPQLTYQLYVTLISAEVPLGRVVLMVFSLISVTYGATLCNMLAIQIKYDEYKIRLGPLEVLCITIWRTLEITSRLVILVLFSATLKLKAVPFLLLNFLIILFEPWVKFWRSGAQMPNNIEKNFSRVGTLVVLISITVLYAGINFSCWSALQLKLADRDLVDKGQNWGHMGLHYSVRFVENVVMVLVFNFFGVKVLLDYCHSLIALQLIIAYLISIGFMLLFFQYLHPLRSLFTHNVVDYLHCVCCRRHLPGRIENSELPCDAQARQSVV; encoded by the exons ATGGACCGAGTTTATGAAATTCCTGAGGAGTCCAACGTGGATCCAATTTCATCTCTGGAGGACGATGTCATCCGTGGGGCCAACCCACGATTTACCTTCCCATTTGGCatcctcttctctacctttttgTACTGTGGGGAGGCTGCATCTACCTTGTACATGGTTAGAATCTACCGAAAGAATAGCGAAACCTACTGGATGGCATACACTTTATCCTTCTTTATGTTTTCATCCATTATGGTCCAGTTGACCCTCATCTTTGTTCACAGAGATCTGGCCAAAGACAAGCCACTATCATTATTTATGCATCTAATCCTCTTGGGACCTGTTATCAG ATGTTTGGAGGCCATGATTAAGTACCTCACACTGTGGAAgaaagaggggcaggaggagcccTATGTCAGCCTCACCCGAAAGAAGATGCTAATAAATGGCGAGGAAGTGCTGATAGAATGGGAGGTGGGCCACTCCATCCGGACCCTGGCTATGCACCGCAATGCCTACAAACGTATGTCACAGATCCAAGCCTTCCTGGGCTCAGTGCCCCAGCTGACCTATCAGCTCTATGTGACCCTGATCTCTGCAGAGGTCCCCCTGGGTAGAG ttgtgCTAATGGTTTTTTCCCTGATCTCTGTCACCTATGGGGCAACCCTCTGCAATATGTTGGCTATCCAGATCAAGTATGATGAATACAAGATTCGCCTCGGGCCATTAGAAGTCCTCTGCATCACCATTTGGCGGACATTGGAAATCACTTCCCGCCTCGTGATTCTGGTGCTCTTCTCAGCTACCTTGAAACTGAAAGCTGTGCCATTCTTACTGCTTAACTTCCTGATCATCCTCTTTGAGCCCTGGGTTAAGTTCTGGAGGAGTGGTGCCCAGATGCCCAATAATATTGAGAAAAATTTCAGCCGAGTCGGCACCCTGGTGGTACTGATCTCCATCACCGTTCTCTATGCGGGCATCAACTTCTCTTGCTGGTCAGCTTTGCAGCTGAAATTGGCAGACAGGGACCTTGTTGACAAAGGCCAGAACTGGGGGCATATGGGCCTGCACTATAGTGTGAGGTTCGTAGAGAACGTGGTCATGGTTTTAGTTTTTAACTTCTTTGGAGTGAAAGTGTTGCTGGATTACTGTCATTCCTTGATTGCTTTGCAGCTCATCATTGCTTATCTGATTTCCATTGGCTTCATGCTCCTTTTCTTCCAATACTTGCACCCATTGCGCTCACTCTTTACCCACAACGTAGTGGACTACCTCCATTGTGTCTGCTGCCGTCGGCACCTTCCGGGCAGGATTGAGAACTCAGAGCTACCCTGTGATGCCCAAGCAAGGCAAAGCGTTGTCTGA